A genomic stretch from Candidatus Latescibacterota bacterium includes:
- a CDS encoding DNA-3-methyladenine glycosylase 2 family protein, whose amino-acid sequence MELDATICYRALRSRDARFDGRFFTGVTSTGIYCRPVCPARTPRVENCRFFACAAAAEEAGFRPCRRCRPETAPGTPAWQGSASTVSRALRLIDDGALDDEGHGVENLAERLGVGGRHLRRLFAEQLGASPLAVAQTRRAHLARRLIEVSSLPMTRIALAAGFPNVRRFNASIRERFQCSPSEIRRGARRAAGRELQLRLAFRPPLDWSALLAYLAPRAIPGVERVDGDSYSRTVAQGDFAGVVRVSLAPGGGALVLSAPPSAAAVLAALAARARSLFDLDADPAAIGSVLAADPVLAPLLAQHPGLRAPGAWDRFELAIRALLGQQISVAAATRLAGRLVRRWGRPLDARTSAPEAVASREPAWLFPRPQDLADADIASLGMPGARADAIRGFASAVASGAPLLELAASSQQAVDRLTALDGVGDWTAQYIALRALKEPDAFPAGDLGLRRALPALAPGGEQHPLPTAAALRRRAEGWRPWRGYAAMLLWQSDLPGPPRQRERN is encoded by the coding sequence ATGGAGCTCGATGCCACCATCTGCTATCGCGCGCTGCGAAGCCGCGACGCGCGCTTCGACGGACGCTTCTTCACCGGCGTGACCAGCACGGGCATCTACTGCAGGCCAGTCTGCCCAGCGCGCACTCCCAGGGTGGAGAACTGCAGGTTCTTCGCCTGTGCGGCGGCGGCCGAGGAGGCGGGCTTCCGCCCGTGCCGACGTTGCAGGCCCGAAACCGCGCCCGGTACACCGGCGTGGCAGGGCAGCGCGTCAACGGTGTCGCGCGCGCTGAGGTTGATCGACGACGGCGCGCTGGACGACGAGGGCCACGGCGTGGAGAACCTCGCCGAGCGGCTGGGCGTGGGGGGCAGGCACCTGCGGCGGCTGTTCGCGGAGCAGCTGGGGGCGTCGCCGCTGGCGGTGGCGCAGACGCGGCGAGCGCATCTGGCGCGGCGACTGATCGAGGTGTCGTCGCTGCCGATGACGCGCATCGCGCTGGCGGCCGGCTTCCCGAACGTGCGGCGCTTCAACGCGAGCATTCGCGAGCGCTTCCAGTGCAGCCCCAGCGAGATTCGCCGTGGAGCGCGACGGGCGGCGGGGAGAGAACTGCAGCTGCGCCTCGCGTTTCGTCCGCCGCTCGACTGGTCCGCCCTGCTGGCCTATCTCGCTCCACGGGCGATCCCCGGTGTGGAGCGAGTAGACGGCGACAGCTACAGCCGGACCGTCGCTCAGGGCGATTTCGCCGGCGTCGTGCGCGTGTCGCTCGCCCCCGGGGGCGGGGCGCTGGTGCTGAGCGCGCCGCCCTCCGCGGCCGCCGTGCTCGCGGCGCTGGCCGCCCGGGCGCGGTCGCTCTTCGACCTGGATGCCGACCCCGCGGCGATCGGGAGCGTGCTGGCTGCGGACCCGGTTCTGGCTCCGCTGCTCGCGCAACATCCGGGGCTCCGCGCGCCGGGTGCCTGGGACCGCTTCGAGCTGGCGATTCGCGCGCTCCTGGGCCAGCAGATTTCCGTCGCGGCGGCCACGCGCCTGGCAGGTCGTCTGGTGCGGCGCTGGGGGCGTCCGCTCGACGCGCGAACGAGCGCGCCGGAAGCGGTCGCCTCGCGCGAACCGGCCTGGCTCTTCCCGCGTCCGCAAGATCTGGCGGACGCGGACATCGCAAGCCTCGGCATGCCCGGCGCGCGCGCTGATGCGATCCGCGGCTTCGCGAGCGCCGTGGCGAGCGGCGCGCCGCTGCTCGAGCTGGCGGCGTCGTCGCAGCAGGCGGTCGACCGGCTCACCGCGCTGGATGGCGTCGGCGACTGGACGGCGCAGTACATCGCGCTGCGGGCACTGAAGGAGCCCGACGCCTTTCCCGCTGGCGACCTCGGTCTGCGTCGCGCCCTGCCTGCGCTCGCCCCCGGGGGCGAGCAGCACCCGTTGCCGACGGCCGCGGCGCTGCGCAGGCGCGCCGAGGGCTGGCGCCCCTGGCGCGGCTATGCCGCCATGCTGCTCTGGCAGTCCGACCTCCCCGGTCCCCCGCGACAACGCGAAAGGAACTGA
- a CDS encoding HNH endonuclease — MQRLEKGALLSFATIMEDQLYRELGYSSIHAYGRDALGFSERKLSAFVRMAGALERLPETRRAVEAGELPWTKARELVSVATPANEGHWLDDAKRLGRRALERKVKASRPRPPRKRQDPPALFAAGEPEARREEAEAAAPLRVTLNFTPEQYARWEALIEQLRKDGQLDPKEELVLDALATRPRGPVKQAATVIIRRCPDCGAQAYVTGRGELPAPGGDLPRTLTPALRRKILARDGHRCQGPGCTSTRFLEVHHRKPRANGGTNDPSNLITLCSACHQLHHARGLARTVVAGASARGSP, encoded by the coding sequence TTGCAGCGCCTCGAGAAGGGCGCGCTGCTCTCCTTCGCTACTATCATGGAAGATCAGCTCTACCGCGAGCTGGGCTACTCCTCGATCCACGCCTATGGCCGCGATGCGCTGGGCTTCTCCGAGCGCAAGCTCTCGGCCTTCGTGCGCATGGCGGGTGCACTCGAGCGCCTGCCGGAGACACGACGCGCCGTCGAGGCCGGCGAGCTGCCCTGGACCAAGGCGCGTGAGCTCGTGTCCGTGGCGACGCCGGCGAACGAAGGCCACTGGCTCGACGATGCCAAGCGGCTCGGCCGCCGCGCGCTCGAGCGCAAGGTGAAGGCGAGCCGGCCGCGGCCGCCGAGGAAGCGCCAGGATCCCCCGGCGCTGTTCGCGGCGGGCGAGCCCGAAGCGCGCCGCGAGGAGGCCGAAGCCGCCGCGCCCCTGCGCGTCACGCTGAACTTCACGCCGGAGCAGTACGCGCGCTGGGAAGCGCTGATCGAGCAACTGCGCAAGGACGGCCAGCTAGACCCGAAGGAAGAACTGGTGCTCGACGCGCTCGCCACCCGCCCCCGGGGGCCGGTGAAGCAGGCCGCCACCGTGATCATTCGTCGCTGTCCGGACTGCGGGGCACAGGCCTACGTCACGGGCCGCGGCGAACTGCCCGCCCCCGGGGGCGACCTGCCGCGCACGCTCACGCCGGCACTGCGGCGGAAGATCCTCGCCCGTGACGGCCACCGCTGCCAGGGTCCGGGCTGCACGAGCACGCGCTTCCTCGAAGTGCACCACCGGAAGCCCCGCGCGAATGGCGGCACGAACGACCCGAGCAACCTGATCACGCTCTGCAGCGCCTGCCATCAACTCCATCACGCGCGCGGCCTCGCGCGGACGGTTGTCGCCGGGGCGAGCGCGCGCGGCTCGCCCTGA
- a CDS encoding T9SS type A sorting domain-containing protein has product MKRALLLGASLLLLAWPAAASVITSTSSGGNWAVGSTWVGGLVPGAGDEVVIAGPVVVPSVQSCLSLSVEPAGSLRGLPGAPNRLEVGGPVDNAGTVIDDPFYFDLQLAGDLHNSGSLLCRSTIFAGAGDYQLSMEPGSQVMTSLDVADGATCALTLDTPFTLTGNVDVRGGQLTLAPDCPLTVTDGAISGDVFCGGTPIHVEGWTYLEYANLDQAVLFGETEVSYQVTFTGGLTVKDGLRNAVFTGGTQSSIEGDLVNEGHISHDDYSFTFSLTGDLINHGLIDNSFIELVGDAPHHLSASPGALFDANLFLPEFVGGDVVAETPLTFSSGLSLSGGTLTLMPGADLHFNDYAGMGGGTVFANGNTISMSGTHGALGDLVFDSVVLAGAMRISFDSQFTGGLTVQDTLQCWEFYSPTLTVDGPLLNQGTIQDNVGVLTLRLQGDAQNLGLWTNTTVIVAGALDQAVGAGPGIDVPSFVLDSQLSAASYQWYRDGIALPGETASTLTLNTVGANDYGAYRCEGAGGVLSRQIVIDEFADPTAVPVAAPAAQLAQNFPNPFNPATRIDFTLTRRSQTHLSVADVAGREVAVLVNGALDAGAHQIEWRPADLPSGLYLIRLRTDDAVIVRKCTLLK; this is encoded by the coding sequence ATGAAGCGTGCGCTTCTTCTCGGCGCGAGTCTGCTGCTACTGGCGTGGCCGGCGGCCGCCAGCGTGATCACCTCCACGTCCAGCGGCGGAAACTGGGCCGTGGGCAGCACCTGGGTCGGCGGGCTCGTGCCCGGCGCGGGCGACGAGGTGGTGATCGCCGGACCGGTGGTGGTGCCGAGCGTCCAGTCCTGCCTGTCGCTCAGCGTCGAGCCGGCCGGCAGCCTGCGCGGACTGCCCGGCGCCCCCAACCGCCTCGAGGTCGGCGGGCCCGTCGACAACGCCGGCACGGTGATCGACGACCCCTTCTATTTCGACCTCCAGCTTGCCGGCGATCTCCACAACAGCGGCAGCCTGCTCTGCCGCAGCACGATCTTCGCCGGTGCGGGCGACTACCAGTTGAGCATGGAACCCGGCTCGCAGGTGATGACATCCCTCGACGTCGCCGACGGCGCCACCTGCGCCCTCACCCTGGACACCCCGTTCACGCTCACCGGTAACGTCGACGTACGCGGCGGCCAGCTCACGCTCGCCCCCGACTGCCCGCTCACCGTCACGGACGGCGCGATCTCCGGCGATGTCTTCTGCGGCGGCACGCCGATCCACGTGGAGGGCTGGACCTACCTCGAGTACGCCAACCTCGACCAGGCCGTGCTCTTCGGCGAGACCGAGGTCAGCTATCAGGTCACCTTCACCGGCGGGCTGACGGTCAAGGACGGCCTGCGCAACGCGGTCTTCACCGGCGGGACGCAGTCCAGCATCGAGGGCGACCTCGTGAACGAGGGGCACATCTCGCACGACGACTACAGCTTCACCTTCAGCCTGACCGGCGACCTGATCAATCACGGCCTGATCGACAACTCCTTCATCGAACTCGTGGGCGACGCCCCGCACCACCTGAGTGCGAGCCCCGGCGCGCTCTTCGATGCCAACCTCTTCCTTCCCGAGTTCGTCGGAGGCGACGTCGTCGCCGAAACACCACTCACGTTTTCCAGCGGCTTGTCACTGAGCGGCGGCACGCTCACGCTCATGCCCGGCGCCGATCTCCACTTCAACGACTACGCCGGCATGGGCGGCGGCACCGTGTTCGCCAACGGGAACACGATCAGCATGAGCGGCACCCATGGCGCGCTAGGCGATCTCGTGTTCGACTCGGTCGTCCTCGCGGGCGCAATGCGAATCTCCTTCGACAGCCAGTTCACGGGCGGCCTGACTGTGCAGGACACCCTCCAGTGCTGGGAGTTCTACAGCCCGACCCTGACCGTGGACGGCCCGCTCCTCAACCAGGGCACGATCCAGGACAACGTGGGCGTGCTCACCCTGCGCCTGCAGGGCGATGCCCAGAACCTCGGCCTGTGGACGAACACCACTGTCATCGTGGCCGGCGCACTCGACCAGGCCGTCGGCGCGGGGCCCGGCATCGATGTTCCCAGCTTCGTCCTCGACTCACAGCTGAGCGCCGCGAGCTACCAGTGGTATCGCGACGGCATCGCGCTGCCCGGCGAAACCGCCTCGACGCTGACCCTGAACACCGTCGGCGCGAACGACTACGGCGCCTATCGCTGCGAAGGCGCCGGCGGCGTCCTCTCGCGGCAAATCGTGATCGACGAATTCGCAGACCCGACCGCGGTTCCGGTCGCCGCACCGGCGGCGCAGTTGGCCCAGAACTTTCCGAACCCGTTCAATCCTGCGACCCGCATCGACTTCACCCTCACCCGGCGCAGCCAGACTCACCTCAGCGTGGCGGACGTCGCTGGCCGCGAAGTCGCAGTGCTCGTGAACGGCGCGCTCGATGCCGGCGCGCACCAGATCGAGTGGCGTCCCGCGGACCTTCCGTCCGGCCTCTACCTGATTCGCCTGCGCACGGACGACGCTGTGATCGTTCGGAAGTGCACCCTGCTCAAGTAG
- the nhaA gene encoding Na+/H+ antiporter NhaA has product MLQMLQRFLKLQSAGGILLMFAALLAVLAANLPGLARLYQALLDLPVELTLGGLELHKNFLLLVNDGLMAIFFLLVALEIKREILEGELAGAQRLVLPVLASIGGILVPAAVYLAMAQADPVARGGWAIPAATDIAFSLGVLALLGSRAPLGLKVFLTAVAVVDDLGAILIIALFYTQKLSLLALGLGLVGVVGLVALNRRRVTRLGAYFLVGTFIWICVLKSGIHATLAGVVTGFAIPLRARDAEGHSPLRHLEHILHPWVAYLILPLFAFANAGVSFRGVGAELWLGPVSLGITLGLVLGKTVGVFGFSALAVLLGVARLPAGVSWPALLGVGLLAGIGFTMSLFIGMLAFEGQPGDYAVATRLGVFGGSILSALLGVGVLRLALPRAD; this is encoded by the coding sequence GTGCTGCAGATGCTGCAGCGCTTCCTGAAGCTGCAGTCGGCCGGCGGCATCCTCCTGATGTTCGCGGCGCTGCTCGCCGTGCTCGCAGCCAATCTGCCCGGCCTGGCGCGTCTCTACCAGGCGCTGCTCGACCTGCCCGTGGAGCTGACGCTGGGCGGACTCGAGCTGCACAAGAACTTCCTGCTGCTGGTGAATGACGGCCTGATGGCCATCTTCTTCCTGCTGGTCGCCCTGGAGATCAAGCGCGAGATCCTCGAGGGCGAGCTCGCCGGCGCGCAGCGCCTCGTGCTGCCGGTGCTGGCGTCCATCGGCGGCATCCTCGTGCCGGCGGCGGTCTACCTGGCGATGGCGCAGGCCGACCCGGTGGCCCGCGGCGGCTGGGCGATTCCCGCGGCGACGGACATCGCCTTCTCGCTGGGCGTCCTGGCGCTGCTCGGCTCGCGCGCGCCGCTGGGGCTCAAGGTCTTCCTCACCGCGGTGGCGGTGGTGGACGACCTGGGCGCCATTCTCATCATCGCGCTCTTCTACACGCAGAAGCTCTCGCTGCTGGCCCTGGGCCTCGGGCTGGTGGGTGTGGTGGGGCTCGTCGCGCTCAATCGGCGGCGGGTCACGCGCCTGGGCGCCTACTTCCTGGTGGGGACCTTCATCTGGATCTGCGTCCTGAAGTCGGGCATCCACGCCACGCTGGCCGGCGTGGTGACGGGCTTCGCCATCCCGCTGCGCGCCCGCGACGCGGAAGGGCACTCGCCGCTGCGGCACCTCGAGCACATCCTGCACCCGTGGGTGGCCTACCTCATCCTGCCGCTCTTCGCCTTCGCGAACGCCGGCGTGAGCTTTCGCGGGGTGGGCGCCGAGCTGTGGCTGGGGCCGGTCTCGCTCGGCATCACGCTCGGACTCGTGCTCGGCAAGACGGTGGGCGTCTTCGGCTTCTCCGCCCTGGCGGTGCTCCTCGGCGTGGCGCGACTGCCGGCCGGCGTCAGCTGGCCGGCGCTGCTCGGCGTGGGCCTGCTCGCGGGGATCGGCTTCACGATGAGCCTCTTCATCGGCATGCTCGCCTTCGAGGGACAGCCCGGCGACTACGCCGTGGCCACGCGGCTGGGCGTGTTCGGCGGGTCGATACTCTCGGCGCTGCTCGGGGTCGGGGTGCTGCGCCTCGCGCTGCCGCGCGCGGACTGA
- a CDS encoding DUF1801 domain-containing protein: MPGKTSKTSDSPAARSAASKQIDAMIAALDDWRGERLAEIRALIHAVDPEVVEDWKWRGAPVWSRDGMIANAGAFKGKVKITFHHGAQLDDPKGLFNAGLEGNKWRAIDLHEGDALDKTAFKALVRAAIKYNRSHDVPKSKGSRT; this comes from the coding sequence ATGCCCGGGAAAACGTCGAAAACCAGCGACAGCCCCGCCGCCCGCTCGGCGGCCAGCAAGCAGATCGACGCGATGATCGCGGCCCTCGACGACTGGCGCGGCGAGCGGCTGGCCGAGATCCGCGCGCTCATCCACGCGGTGGATCCCGAGGTGGTGGAGGACTGGAAGTGGCGCGGGGCGCCGGTCTGGTCCCGCGACGGGATGATCGCCAACGCGGGCGCCTTCAAGGGCAAGGTGAAGATCACCTTCCACCACGGCGCGCAGCTCGACGACCCCAAGGGCCTCTTCAATGCGGGTCTCGAAGGGAACAAGTGGCGGGCCATCGACCTACACGAGGGTGACGCGCTCGACAAGACGGCCTTCAAGGCGCTCGTCCGCGCGGCGATCAAGTACAACCGCAGCCACGACGTGCCCAAGAGCAAGGGCTCGAGAACCTGA
- the ygiD gene encoding 4,5-DOPA dioxygenase extradiol, whose product MPVVFVGHGSPMNAIEDNRWSRGFAELGRMLPRPAAILSVSAHWFVDGLYLTGDARPKTLHDFGGFPPALYEVDYPAPGKVDLAERVRALLGERDASLSTRWGLDHGTWSVLKWIYPHADVPVVQLSIDRRLGLREHLELARSLRDLRQQGVLVMGSGNVVHNLSDAFRRMQTGDATTPEWAARFDATVKAATLQGDAAALVSLWDASDDRRLAHPTPDHWLPFIYALGATDADDQARFPTEGFDLGSLSMRNVLWD is encoded by the coding sequence ATGCCCGTGGTCTTCGTCGGCCACGGTTCGCCGATGAACGCGATCGAGGACAACCGCTGGAGCCGCGGCTTCGCCGAACTCGGGCGGATGCTCCCGCGGCCGGCCGCGATCCTCTCGGTCTCGGCGCACTGGTTCGTCGACGGCCTCTACCTCACGGGCGACGCGCGGCCGAAGACGCTCCACGACTTCGGCGGTTTCCCGCCGGCGCTCTACGAAGTGGACTACCCCGCGCCCGGCAAGGTGGACCTGGCCGAACGGGTGCGCGCGCTGCTGGGCGAGCGGGACGCGAGCCTCAGCACGCGCTGGGGCCTCGACCACGGGACCTGGAGCGTGCTGAAGTGGATCTATCCCCACGCGGACGTCCCCGTGGTCCAGCTCAGCATCGACCGGCGGCTCGGCCTGCGGGAGCACCTCGAGCTGGCGCGCTCGCTCCGGGATCTGCGGCAGCAGGGTGTGCTCGTGATGGGCAGTGGCAACGTCGTGCACAACCTGAGCGACGCCTTCCGCCGTATGCAGACCGGCGACGCGACGACCCCCGAATGGGCGGCGCGCTTCGACGCGACGGTGAAGGCGGCGACGCTGCAGGGTGACGCCGCGGCGCTGGTGTCGCTCTGGGACGCGAGCGACGACCGCCGCCTCGCCCACCCCACGCCGGACCACTGGCTGCCGTTCATCTACGCGCTCGGCGCGACGGACGCGGACGACCAGGCGCGCTTCCCCACCGAGGGCTTCGACCTGGGCTCGCTGTCGATGCGGAACGTGCTCTGGGACTGA